A region of Elusimicrobiota bacterium DNA encodes the following proteins:
- the ilvE gene encoding branched-chain-amino-acid transaminase: MGGIVSSETKSSPLPGTSSLQIFMNGRLVPKEQAVVSVFDHGLLYGDGVFEGIRAYNGRVFRLQEHLDRLYRSARAIVLDVGLTPEEMQTAVLQTLRANGLRDAYIRLVVTRGVGDLGLDPKKCPRATVFIIADKIALYPEECYTRGLEVNTVSTRRNSSQALNPNIKSLNYLNNILAKIEAGLSGAREAIMLSLEGYVAECTGDNIFFIKGDRLVTPATAAGALEGITRAAVMELAPAVGLTPEEKLFTPFDLYTAEEVFLTGTAAEVIPVVRIDARPIGQAKPGPKTQRLIEAFHALTRRDGVPI, translated from the coding sequence ATGGGAGGAATCGTGAGCTCCGAAACCAAATCGTCGCCGTTGCCGGGAACCTCGTCGCTTCAGATTTTCATGAACGGCCGGCTGGTCCCGAAGGAACAGGCGGTCGTCTCGGTCTTCGATCACGGTCTTTTGTATGGGGACGGGGTTTTTGAAGGAATCCGCGCCTACAACGGGCGGGTGTTTCGGCTCCAGGAACATTTGGATCGATTGTACCGGTCCGCCCGGGCGATCGTGTTGGACGTGGGCCTGACGCCGGAGGAGATGCAAACGGCGGTGCTCCAGACCCTTCGCGCCAACGGACTTCGGGACGCCTACATCCGCCTCGTGGTCACCCGCGGAGTGGGGGATTTGGGACTCGATCCCAAGAAATGTCCCCGGGCCACGGTGTTCATCATCGCCGATAAAATTGCCCTCTACCCGGAAGAGTGTTACACCCGGGGCCTCGAGGTGAACACCGTTTCCACGCGCCGCAATTCCAGTCAGGCGTTGAACCCCAACATCAAATCGCTCAATTATTTAAACAACATTTTGGCGAAGATCGAGGCGGGTCTCTCCGGCGCCCGGGAGGCCATCATGCTCTCTCTCGAGGGCTACGTGGCCGAATGCACGGGGGATAACATCTTCTTCATTAAGGGAGACCGTCTGGTCACGCCGGCCACGGCCGCAGGCGCCCTGGAGGGGATCACGCGCGCCGCCGTCATGGAACTGGCCCCGGCGGTGGGTTTGACGCCCGAGGAAAAACTTTTCACTCCCTTTGATCTCTACACGGCGGAGGAGGTCTTTTTGACGGGGACCGCCGCGGAGGTGATCCCGGTGGTGCGGATCGACGCTCGCCCGATTGGGCAGGCAAAACCGGGGCCCAAAACCCAACGGCTGATCGAGGCCTTCCACGCGCTCACCCGGCGGGACGGGGTTCCCATCTAA
- a CDS encoding ABC transporter ATP-binding protein — protein sequence MEPVVSPVLLRAQTLQKRFGFVEVLRGISFDIRAGERVGIVGPSGAGKSTLLHLLGLMTPVTGGRLDLFGRDAGGLTETEATRLRNEKIGFLFQFHHLLPDLSLLENVMMPLLIRRRPTDEARARGEDLLCRLGLKHRLNHRPGEASGGEQQRAALARALANEPALLLADEPTGNLDRGIGREVESLLREETQRRGTTLVLVTHDEALAAHMDRCLLLVDGRLERVD from the coding sequence ATGGAACCGGTCGTTTCACCCGTTCTTCTTCGGGCCCAAACCCTTCAAAAGCGCTTCGGTTTCGTGGAGGTCCTGCGGGGAATTTCCTTCGATATCCGCGCCGGAGAACGGGTGGGAATCGTGGGCCCCTCCGGGGCCGGCAAGTCCACTCTTTTGCACCTATTGGGGCTGATGACGCCCGTGACGGGCGGACGGTTGGACCTTTTCGGCCGGGACGCCGGCGGGTTGACGGAAACGGAAGCCACTCGCCTCCGGAACGAAAAAATCGGTTTTCTCTTCCAGTTCCACCACCTCCTCCCCGATCTCTCCCTGCTTGAAAATGTTATGATGCCCCTCTTGATCCGGCGTCGTCCAACCGACGAGGCTCGTGCTCGCGGGGAGGATCTGCTCTGTCGGTTGGGACTGAAGCATCGCTTGAATCATCGACCGGGGGAAGCCTCCGGGGGCGAGCAACAACGGGCCGCCTTGGCTCGGGCGCTCGCCAACGAGCCCGCTTTGTTGTTGGCCGACGAGCCCACCGGGAACCTGGATCGGGGCATCGGCCGGGAGGTCGAGTCTCTCTTGCGGGAAGAAACCCAGCGGAGAGGAACGACCCTCGTCCTGGTCACCCACGACGAGGCTCTGGCCGCTCACATGGACCGCTGTCTTCTTTTGGTGGACGGACGTCTGGAGAGAGTCGATTGA
- a CDS encoding ABC transporter permease — MTYELFIALRYLKGSRRALGGSLTSVIAVAGVTVGVAALIATLAVMTGFREDIRAKILGAQPHLLIQPSSDRGLPEQDYADRFKGIDEAESWSPYVMGQALARTEGGTQGVVVKGVDPAREPGVTGLDRRLTAGDWRALSSTPAAPSNSPAIFLGKELAQNLRVTIGDQVVLAVSAGPDTGLGTLPFFFSFTVAGILQTGLFDYDSSLAVVALPSAQKLFNLKGRFSGLGVRLKDADAFEGPAIKLQQRFSSQAWVRSWLGMNRPLFAALRLEKTVMFLILALITLVAAFTILSNLLLVTAQRVREIGILRAMGATRGAIQRIFLLKGFLMGLVGTGIGVVLGLGISFLLKRYEFVKLPADIYYVERLPVKVVAGDVALVAAAAVLIVLLATLYPSRAAARLDALDAIRRT, encoded by the coding sequence TTGACCTACGAACTCTTCATCGCTCTGCGTTACTTGAAGGGCTCCCGCCGCGCTTTGGGGGGCTCCTTGACCTCCGTGATCGCGGTGGCGGGCGTGACGGTGGGGGTGGCGGCGCTCATTGCGACCCTGGCCGTGATGACGGGATTCCGGGAAGATATTCGGGCCAAGATCCTCGGCGCCCAACCCCACCTCCTGATTCAGCCCTCCTCGGATCGAGGCCTGCCGGAGCAGGACTACGCCGACCGCTTCAAGGGGATCGACGAGGCGGAATCCTGGTCCCCCTACGTCATGGGCCAGGCCCTGGCGCGGACCGAAGGGGGAACCCAGGGCGTTGTGGTCAAAGGGGTCGATCCCGCGCGGGAACCCGGCGTGACGGGTCTGGATCGGCGGTTGACGGCCGGGGATTGGAGGGCGCTTTCGAGCACGCCGGCCGCGCCGTCCAATAGTCCGGCCATTTTTCTGGGCAAGGAGTTGGCCCAAAATCTGAGAGTGACGATCGGCGATCAGGTGGTGTTGGCCGTGTCCGCCGGGCCGGACACGGGTTTGGGAACCCTGCCCTTCTTCTTTTCTTTCACGGTGGCCGGGATCCTCCAAACGGGGCTCTTCGATTACGATTCCTCCCTCGCCGTGGTCGCCCTTCCGTCGGCACAGAAGCTTTTCAATCTCAAAGGGCGGTTTTCGGGGTTGGGCGTCCGGCTGAAAGACGCCGACGCGTTCGAAGGGCCGGCCATTAAACTCCAGCAACGTTTTTCTTCCCAGGCTTGGGTTCGGTCCTGGCTGGGGATGAACCGGCCTCTCTTTGCCGCTCTGCGGCTTGAGAAAACGGTGATGTTCCTGATCCTCGCGCTGATCACGCTGGTGGCCGCTTTCACCATCCTTTCCAACCTCCTTTTGGTGACGGCCCAAAGGGTCCGGGAGATCGGCATCCTTCGGGCCATGGGGGCCACTCGCGGCGCGATCCAGCGGATTTTTCTCCTAAAAGGGTTCCTCATGGGTCTCGTGGGCACCGGGATCGGCGTGGTCCTCGGCCTCGGCATTTCGTTTCTCCTGAAACGTTATGAGTTCGTCAAATTGCCGGCCGATATTTATTATGTGGAACGCCTGCCCGTGAAGGTGGTCGCCGGGGACGTGGCTCTGGTGGCCGCGGCGGCCGTGCTCATCGTTCTCTTGGCCACGCTTTATCCGTCCCGGGCGGCCGCGCGGCTGGACGCTCTCGACGCCATTCGGAGAACCTGA
- the lysS gene encoding lysine--tRNA ligase, producing MEDLVSQRRGKLASFRAAGVHPFPTRFDFSDGAAGLAARHAALPTGGHAEETVSLAGRLVTRRDMGKTIFAHLQDLSGKLQIYLKKDELGEAFASFQNGVDLGDIVGATGSPFRTRTGEITLHVKTWTLLAKALRPPPEKFHGMTDVEIRFRRREVDLFSNEEVRARFLARQRIVASFRRTLADRKFIEVETPILQSVPGGAAAKPFQTHHNALGLTLHLRIAPELFLKRLLVGGLERVFEIGRAFRNEGIDTRHNPEFTLLEAYQAYTDVHGMMDLTEELIRGAGRAARSSNGEGGKDPDLRFSYRKAEVDLAAPFARVSLVEIFKDVLGLDYAALCRENGWRAAAGQMGFDVQDLPDAKCFDAILDGKILPGLPASAFLFGYPAAFSPLAKASPETPDIAERFELFLCGEEVANAYSEQNDPDVQRKHFEAQARQRQAGDEEAMPADEEFLIALEHGMPPAGGLGIGVDRLTMILTGVDSIREVILFPLLRPSA from the coding sequence TTGGAAGACCTCGTTTCCCAGCGACGGGGCAAGCTTGCGTCCTTCCGCGCCGCGGGGGTCCATCCCTTCCCGACCCGGTTCGATTTTTCCGACGGCGCCGCGGGCCTGGCCGCCCGGCACGCCGCGCTCCCCACCGGGGGGCACGCCGAAGAGACCGTCTCCCTCGCGGGACGCCTCGTCACCCGGCGGGACATGGGCAAAACCATTTTCGCCCACCTCCAGGATCTTTCCGGAAAACTCCAGATTTATCTCAAGAAAGACGAGTTGGGCGAGGCCTTCGCCTCTTTCCAGAACGGGGTGGATTTGGGGGACATTGTCGGAGCGACGGGGTCTCCGTTCCGCACCCGCACCGGCGAGATCACTCTCCACGTCAAGACCTGGACCTTGCTGGCCAAGGCCCTCCGCCCTCCCCCGGAAAAATTCCATGGGATGACCGACGTTGAAATCCGTTTTCGCCGGCGCGAGGTGGACCTGTTTTCCAACGAAGAGGTTCGGGCCCGTTTTCTGGCGCGTCAGCGCATCGTCGCCTCTTTTCGAAGGACCCTGGCCGACCGGAAGTTTATCGAGGTGGAAACGCCGATCCTCCAATCGGTCCCAGGCGGCGCCGCGGCGAAACCTTTCCAAACCCACCACAACGCTTTGGGCCTGACGCTTCACCTCCGGATCGCTCCGGAACTTTTTTTAAAGAGGCTCTTGGTGGGCGGGCTGGAGCGCGTTTTCGAAATCGGCCGCGCCTTTCGGAACGAAGGCATCGACACCCGCCACAATCCTGAGTTCACCCTATTGGAAGCCTACCAAGCCTATACTGACGTCCACGGCATGATGGATCTCACGGAAGAACTCATTCGCGGCGCGGGCCGGGCCGCGCGTTCTTCGAACGGGGAGGGAGGAAAAGACCCCGACCTGAGGTTCTCCTATCGGAAGGCGGAGGTGGATCTGGCGGCGCCTTTCGCCCGGGTTTCCTTGGTGGAGATATTTAAAGACGTCTTGGGTCTGGACTACGCGGCCCTTTGCCGTGAAAACGGGTGGCGCGCCGCCGCCGGTCAAATGGGTTTTGACGTCCAGGATCTTCCCGATGCCAAGTGCTTCGACGCGATCCTGGACGGTAAAATTCTTCCAGGCCTTCCGGCCTCCGCCTTCCTGTTCGGTTATCCGGCGGCTTTTTCCCCTTTGGCCAAAGCGAGCCCCGAAACCCCGGACATCGCCGAACGCTTTGAACTCTTCCTCTGCGGCGAAGAGGTGGCCAACGCGTATTCCGAGCAGAACGACCCCGATGTCCAGCGAAAGCATTTCGAGGCCCAGGCCCGCCAACGCCAGGCCGGGGACGAAGAGGCCATGCCCGCCGACGAGGAATTCCTGATCGCCCTGGAGCACGGCATGCCCCCCGCCGGCGGCCTGGGCATCGGGGTCGACCGTCTGACCATGATCTTGACCGGGGTGGATTCCATCCGGGAAGTGATCCTTTTCCCGCTCCTTCGGCCCTCGGCTTGA
- a CDS encoding response regulator: protein MAKLLVVDDEKELVDLIRLLLEKDGHEVISAHSGTEALEVLSRQTPSMILLDVTMPDMDGYTLVSNLQSDDATRDIPVIVLTGREGLRETFELFSNVVGFVLKPFDVKDLRARVQTSLEKAAAR from the coding sequence ATGGCCAAGCTTCTGGTGGTGGATGACGAGAAAGAGTTGGTGGATCTGATCCGCCTTCTCTTGGAAAAAGACGGGCATGAAGTTATTTCCGCCCACAGCGGCACCGAGGCGCTCGAGGTCCTTTCCCGACAGACGCCCTCCATGATCTTGCTGGATGTGACCATGCCTGACATGGACGGCTACACGCTGGTGTCCAACCTCCAATCCGACGACGCCACCCGAGATATTCCCGTGATCGTCCTGACCGGCCGCGAAGGATTGCGGGAGACTTTTGAATTGTTCTCTAACGTGGTGGGCTTCGTCCTCAAACCTTTCGACGTCAAGGATCTCCGCGCCCGCGTCCAAACCTCCCTCGAAAAGGCCGCGGCCCGCTAG
- the prfB gene encoding peptide chain release factor 2 — MIGRCPTSIPKRFTRSWTARRALWPSWGGFFDVGAARDRLKVLEQEAVKPAFWSDQAAAQKTLRETNGLKTTIQKFEGLERSLGDLNALEELAGEFGGEAEWGELTRGLSALDSSTEEMMFRAKLSGPLDAKNAIVSLHAGAGGTESCDWTEMLFRMFTRWAERNGFTVTVTNLMPGDGAGFKRAEFLVTGEFAYGHLKSESGVHRLVRISPFDANARRHTSFAACDVIPEIDDDIPIEIKEADLKVDTFRSGGAGGQHVNKTESAVRFTHLPTGLIVSSQVERSQHKNRAMCIKLLKAKLYNLQLEKQRALTEKHYDDKGDIAWGNQIRSYVFMPYQLVKDTRSGYETSQVQAVMDGDLNPFIHAYLEWKLSGAPPRKSALEN; from the coding sequence ATGATAGGGAGATGCCCGACGTCAATCCCGAAGAGATTCACGAGAAGTTGGACCGCGCGAAGAGCGCTTTGGCCCAGCTGGGGAGGTTTCTTTGACGTCGGTGCCGCCCGCGATCGTCTGAAGGTCCTTGAACAGGAGGCCGTGAAGCCCGCGTTCTGGTCCGACCAGGCGGCGGCCCAAAAAACCCTCCGGGAGACCAACGGCCTTAAAACCACCATCCAAAAGTTCGAGGGACTCGAACGCTCTCTCGGGGATCTGAACGCCTTGGAGGAACTGGCCGGGGAGTTCGGGGGGGAGGCCGAGTGGGGCGAACTGACACGGGGGCTTTCCGCCTTGGATTCGTCCACGGAGGAAATGATGTTCCGGGCCAAGCTGTCCGGGCCCCTGGACGCCAAAAACGCCATCGTCTCCCTCCACGCGGGGGCGGGGGGAACCGAATCCTGCGACTGGACGGAGATGCTCTTCCGCATGTTCACCCGGTGGGCCGAGCGGAACGGGTTCACCGTGACTGTCACGAATTTAATGCCGGGCGACGGAGCGGGATTCAAAAGGGCGGAGTTTCTGGTGACCGGGGAATTCGCCTACGGGCATTTGAAATCGGAGTCCGGCGTTCACCGCCTGGTCCGGATCTCTCCCTTCGACGCCAACGCCCGCCGCCACACGTCCTTCGCCGCCTGCGACGTGATCCCCGAAATCGACGACGACATTCCCATCGAGATCAAAGAGGCCGACCTGAAAGTGGACACGTTCCGTTCGGGCGGGGCCGGCGGCCAGCACGTCAACAAGACCGAATCGGCCGTTCGCTTCACCCATCTTCCGACGGGGCTCATCGTTTCTTCCCAAGTGGAGCGAAGCCAGCACAAAAATCGCGCCATGTGCATCAAGCTCTTGAAGGCCAAGTTGTATAATCTCCAATTGGAAAAACAACGCGCGCTGACCGAAAAACATTACGACGATAAGGGCGACATCGCTTGGGGCAACCAAATTCGCTCCTACGTTTTCATGCCCTACCAGTTGGTGAAAGACACGCGGAGCGGTTATGAGACCAGCCAGGTTCAAGCGGTGATGGACGGGGATTTGAACCCTTTCATCCACGCCTATCTGGAATGGAAGCTGTCCGGAGCCCCGCCGCGCAAATCGGCCCTTGAAAATTAG